The Primulina huaijiensis isolate GDHJ02 chromosome 17, ASM1229523v2, whole genome shotgun sequence genome window below encodes:
- the LOC140963076 gene encoding shaggy-related protein kinase alpha-like isoform X1: MNMMRRLKSIASGRSSISDPGGDSGIKRAKVEQEIDQIVAREAEAGEKYLRAPEQQMASNSSESVASTSDVHGRPEKSGYDELPKDMQEMKIRDDNKSDNQEDSVKDMEPTVVSGNGTEAGQIIVTSVGGRDGQPKQTMSYMAECVVGTGSFGVVYQAKCLEMCESVAIKKVLQDRRYKNRELQIMRLLSHPNVVQLKHCFYSTTEKNEVYLNLVLEYVSETVYRASRHYTRVNQYMPVFYVQLYTYQICRALNYIHNVIGVCHRDIKPQNLLVNPHTHQLKLCDFGSAKMLVPGEPNISYICSRYYRAPELIFGATEYTTAIDMWSVGCVMAELLLGQPLFPGESSVDQVVEIIKILGTPTREEIKCMNPDYREFKFSQIKAHPWHKIFNKRMPTEAVDLVSRLLQYSPTLRFTALEACAHPFFDDLRELNACLPNGRPLPPLFNFTQEELAGVPAELLQRLIPDHAKK; this comes from the exons ATGAATATGATGCGTCGGCTCAAGAGCATTGCTTCAGGCCGGTCCTCCATTTCAGATCCT GGTGGGGATTCGGGCATTAAACGGGCGAAAGTGGAGCAAGAAATAGATCAAATAGTTGCCCGTGAAGCAGAGGCAggagaaaaatatttgagagcACCCGAACAGCAGATGGCTTCTAACTCTTCCGAATCTGTCGCCAGCACGTCAGATGTACATGGACGACCCGAGAAGTCTGGCTATGACGAGCTTCCCAAAGACATGCAAGAAATGAAAATTAGAGATGATAATAAATCTGATAACCAAGAGGACAGTGTAAAG GATATGGAGCCCACTGTTGTTAGCGGTAACGGGACTGAGGCGGGTCAGATAATTGTGACGTCTGTTGGGGGTCGGGATGGACAACCAAAACAG ACAATGTCTTATATGGCCGAGTGCGTGGTTGGAACTGGTTCATTTGGAGTTGTTTATCAG GCAAAGTGCCTCGAAATGTGTGAATCGGTAGCCATAAAGAAGGTGCTACAGGATAGAAGATACAAGAACAGAGAATTGCAGATTATGCGCTTACTCAGTCATCCTAACGTTGTTCAACTGAAGCATTGTTTTTATTCTACCACTGAAAAGAATGAGGTGTACCTTAATCTTGTTCTTGAGTATGTATCGGAAACCGTTTATCGAGCTTCAAGGCACTATACCAGAGTTAATCAATACATGCCTGTCTTTTATGTGCAGCTATATACATATCAG ATATGTCGTGCTCTGAATTATATACATAATGTTATTGGTGTTTGCCACCGCGACATAAAACCACAGAATCTTTTG GTAAATCCCCACACACATCAGCTGAAGCTTTGTGATTTTGGGAGTGCAAAGATGCTG GTTCCGGGTGAACCAAATATTTCGTACATATGCTCTCGTTATTACAGGGCTCCGGAACTAATCTTTGGAGCCACGGAGTACACAACTGCAATTGATATGTGGTCTGTTGGTTGTGTTATGGCCGAACTACTTCTAGGACAGCCTCTCTTTCCCGGAGAAAGCAGTGTAGATCAAGTAGTCGAAATTATTAAG ATTTTGGGGACTCCAACAAGGGAAGAAATTAAGTGCATGAATCCAGATTATAGAGAATTCAAGTTTTCTCAGATCAAAGCTCACCCCTGGCATAAG aTATTTAATAAACGAATGCCGACAGAAGCGGTGGATTTAGTGTCAAGGCTGCTCCAATATTCACCAACTCTACGTTTCACTGCT TTGGAGGCTTGTGCTCATCCTTTTTTTGACGACTTGAGAGAACTTAACGCATGTTTGCCAAATGGGCGCCCCCTACCTCCTCTGTTCAATTTTACGCAAGAAG AACTCGCCGGTGTGCCTGCAGAACTCTTGCAACGACTCATTCCAGACCATGCGAAGAAGTAA
- the LOC140963076 gene encoding shaggy-related protein kinase alpha-like isoform X2, whose product MNMMRRLKSIASGRSSISDPGGDSGIKRAKVEQEIDQIVAREAEAGEKYLRAPEQQMASNSSESVASTSDVHGRPEKSGYDELPKDMQEMKIRDDNKSDNQEDSDMEPTVVSGNGTEAGQIIVTSVGGRDGQPKQTMSYMAECVVGTGSFGVVYQAKCLEMCESVAIKKVLQDRRYKNRELQIMRLLSHPNVVQLKHCFYSTTEKNEVYLNLVLEYVSETVYRASRHYTRVNQYMPVFYVQLYTYQICRALNYIHNVIGVCHRDIKPQNLLVNPHTHQLKLCDFGSAKMLVPGEPNISYICSRYYRAPELIFGATEYTTAIDMWSVGCVMAELLLGQPLFPGESSVDQVVEIIKILGTPTREEIKCMNPDYREFKFSQIKAHPWHKIFNKRMPTEAVDLVSRLLQYSPTLRFTALEACAHPFFDDLRELNACLPNGRPLPPLFNFTQEELAGVPAELLQRLIPDHAKK is encoded by the exons ATGAATATGATGCGTCGGCTCAAGAGCATTGCTTCAGGCCGGTCCTCCATTTCAGATCCT GGTGGGGATTCGGGCATTAAACGGGCGAAAGTGGAGCAAGAAATAGATCAAATAGTTGCCCGTGAAGCAGAGGCAggagaaaaatatttgagagcACCCGAACAGCAGATGGCTTCTAACTCTTCCGAATCTGTCGCCAGCACGTCAGATGTACATGGACGACCCGAGAAGTCTGGCTATGACGAGCTTCCCAAAGACATGCAAGAAATGAAAATTAGAGATGATAATAAATCTGATAACCAAGAGGACAGT GATATGGAGCCCACTGTTGTTAGCGGTAACGGGACTGAGGCGGGTCAGATAATTGTGACGTCTGTTGGGGGTCGGGATGGACAACCAAAACAG ACAATGTCTTATATGGCCGAGTGCGTGGTTGGAACTGGTTCATTTGGAGTTGTTTATCAG GCAAAGTGCCTCGAAATGTGTGAATCGGTAGCCATAAAGAAGGTGCTACAGGATAGAAGATACAAGAACAGAGAATTGCAGATTATGCGCTTACTCAGTCATCCTAACGTTGTTCAACTGAAGCATTGTTTTTATTCTACCACTGAAAAGAATGAGGTGTACCTTAATCTTGTTCTTGAGTATGTATCGGAAACCGTTTATCGAGCTTCAAGGCACTATACCAGAGTTAATCAATACATGCCTGTCTTTTATGTGCAGCTATATACATATCAG ATATGTCGTGCTCTGAATTATATACATAATGTTATTGGTGTTTGCCACCGCGACATAAAACCACAGAATCTTTTG GTAAATCCCCACACACATCAGCTGAAGCTTTGTGATTTTGGGAGTGCAAAGATGCTG GTTCCGGGTGAACCAAATATTTCGTACATATGCTCTCGTTATTACAGGGCTCCGGAACTAATCTTTGGAGCCACGGAGTACACAACTGCAATTGATATGTGGTCTGTTGGTTGTGTTATGGCCGAACTACTTCTAGGACAGCCTCTCTTTCCCGGAGAAAGCAGTGTAGATCAAGTAGTCGAAATTATTAAG ATTTTGGGGACTCCAACAAGGGAAGAAATTAAGTGCATGAATCCAGATTATAGAGAATTCAAGTTTTCTCAGATCAAAGCTCACCCCTGGCATAAG aTATTTAATAAACGAATGCCGACAGAAGCGGTGGATTTAGTGTCAAGGCTGCTCCAATATTCACCAACTCTACGTTTCACTGCT TTGGAGGCTTGTGCTCATCCTTTTTTTGACGACTTGAGAGAACTTAACGCATGTTTGCCAAATGGGCGCCCCCTACCTCCTCTGTTCAATTTTACGCAAGAAG AACTCGCCGGTGTGCCTGCAGAACTCTTGCAACGACTCATTCCAGACCATGCGAAGAAGTAA
- the LOC140962732 gene encoding homeobox-leucine zipper protein ANTHOCYANINLESS 2-like — MNFGDFLDSSGGGGGVRIVSDIRYNNNTPTPRSKINSSMPTGAIAQPLLVSQSLAGKSMFNSPGLSLALQTSIEGQAEVGRIGENFGSTIVGGRRSRDEEHESRSGSDNLDCGSGDDLDAADKPLKKKRYHRHTPQQIQELETLFKECPHPDEKQRLELSRRLCLETRQVKFWFQNRRTQMKTQLERHENSLLRQENDKLRAENMSMREMMRNPICTNCGGPAIIGEISIEEQHLRIENGRLKDELDRVCTLAGKFSGRPISSLAAPMGFPMPNSNLELGVGNNDFGGLNTIPSGPPHFGSGISPPLSIEPPTKPLNINPMDRSLERSVYLELALSAMDELVKMAQTDEPLWIKSLEGGREVLNREEYFRTFTPCIGMKPNGFVTEASRETGMVIINSLALVETLMDSNKWTEMFPCIIPRTSTTDVISSGMGGTRNGALQLMHAELQVLSPLVPVRDVKFLRFCKQHAEGVWAVVDVSIDTIRETAGGPTFLSCRRLPSGCVVQDMPNGYSKVTWVEHAEYDESVIHQLYRSLIGAGMGFGAQRWVATLQRQCECLAILMSSSVPARDHTAITAGGRKSMLKLAQRMTNNFCAGVCASTVHKWNKLNSSNVDEDVRVMTRKSVDDPGEPPGIVVSAATSVWLPVSPQRLFDFLRDERLRSEWDILSNGGPMQEMAHIAKGQDHGNCVSLLRASAMNSNQSSMLILQETCIDAAGSLVVYAPVDIPAMHVVMNGGDSAYVALLPSGFVIVPDGPGSRGPTGNGPIGNVGMAHRVSGSLLTVAFQILVNSLPTAKLTVESVETVNNLITCTVQKIKAALHCES; from the exons atgaattttgggGATTTTCTTGATAGCagtggcggcggcggcggtgTAAGAATTGTTTCTGATATACGATATAACAATAATACACCTACTCCAAGAAGTAAGATTAACAGCAGCATGCCCACTGGTGCAATTGCGCAGCCCCTCCTTGTGTCTCAGTCACTTGCGGGCAAATCCATGTTCAACTCACCCGGCCTCTCTCTTGCCCTC CAAACGAGTATCGAGGGTCAAGCTGAGGTGGGGAGAATAGGGGAGAATTTTGGGTCTACTATCGTCGGTGGAAGGAGGAGTAGAGATGAAGAACATGAGAGCAGATCTGGGAGTGATAATCTGGATTGTGGCTCTGGAGATGATCTTGATGCTGCCGACAAGCCgctgaaaaagaaaagatacCACCGACACACTCCCCAACAAATCCAAGAACTTGAAAC GCTTTTCAAGGAGTGTCCACATCCTGATGAAAAGCAAAGATTGGAGCTCAGCAGAAGGCTTTGCTTGGAGACTAGACAGGTCAAGTTTTGGTTTCAGAATCGAAGAACTCAGATGAAG ACGCAACTCGAACGCCATGAGAATTCTTTACTCAGGCAAGAAAATGACAAGCTCCGAGCAGAAAACATGTCGATGAGGGAGATGATGAGGAACCCCATTTGCACCAACTGTGGCGGCCCGGCCATTATTGGGGAAATATCCATTGAAGAGCAACATCTACGAATCGAGAATGGTCGATTGAAAGACGAATTAGATCGAGTCTGCACGCTTGCAGGGAAGTTTTCAGGCCGCCCCATTTCGTCTTTAGCTGCACCCATGGGCTTTCCGATGCCTAACTCAAACCTAGAACTCGGAGTGGGGAACAATGACTTCGGAGGCCTAAATACCATTCCTTCAGGCCCTCCTCATTTCGGATCCGGGATTTCTCCCCCTCTGTCTATTGAACCGCCTACAAAACCATTGAACATTAACCCAATGGACAGATCGTTGGAGAGATCAGTGTACTTGGAGCTTGCCTTGTCTGCCATGGATGAATTGGTGAAGATGGCCCAAACCGACGAGCCACTTTGGATTAAAAGCTTGGAAGGTGGGAGAGAAGTACTGAATCGTGAAGAGTATTTCAGAACATTTACTCCTTGTATTGGTATGAAACCAAATGGCTTTGTTACCGAAGCATCGAGGGAGACCGGTATGGTGATCATTAATAGTTTGGCCCTCGTTGAGACGCTAATGGATTCG AACAAATGGACGGAGATGTTTCCTTGTATTATTCCAAGAACATCAACCACAGATGTTATATCTAGTGGCATGGGAGGAACAAGAAATGGTGCACTTCAGCTG ATGCACGCTGAGCTCCAAGTTCTATCGCCATTAGTCCCAGTTCGGGACGTAAAGTTTCTCCGGTTCTGCAAGCAGCATGCCGAGGGTGTGTGGGCTGTTGTTGATGTATCAATTGATACAATTCGAGAAACAGCCGGTGGCCCGACGTTTTTGAGTTGCCGGAGGCTTCCTTCCGGCTGTGTGGTGCAAGATATGCCTAATGGCTACTCTAAG GTGACATGGGTAGAACACGCCGAATATGACGAGAGTGTAATCCACCAGCTCTACCGGTCTCTGATTGGGGCTGGAATGGGATTTGGTGCGCAAAGATGGGTAGCCACCCTCCAACGGCAATGCGAGTGTCTCGCCATACTCATGTCATCTTCTGTGCCTGCTCGCGATCATACAG CAATAACTGCTGGCGGGCGGAAGAGCATGTTGAAGCTGGCACAACGAATGACCAACAACTTCTGCGCGGGCGTGTGCGCCTCAACTGTTCACAAATGGAACAAGCTTAATTCAAGCAACGTAGACGAGGATGTGAGGGTCATGACTCGGAAGAGTGTTGACGACCCTGGGGAGCCGCCTGGTATTGTGGTGAGTGCCGCCACGTCCGTGTGGTTGCCAGTGTCGCCTCAAAGGCTATTCGACTTCCTACGCGACGAGCGGCTGAGGAGCGAGTGGGACATACTCTCCAACGGCGGCCCTATGCAAGAAATGGCTCACATTGCGAAGGGACAAGATCATGGCAACTGTGTTTCTCTCCTCCGTGCAAGT GCCATGAACTCGAACCAGAGCAGCATGCTGATCCTCCAGGAGACGTGCATAGACGCGGCGGGGTCGCTTGTTGTTTACGCGCCAGTTGACATACCTGCCATGCATGTGGTGATGAACGGTGGAGATTCCGCCTACGTGGCGCTGCTCCCCTCGGGATTTGTCATCGTACCAGATGGGCCGGGATCTCGCGGGCCTACTGGTAATGGACCCATTGGAAATGTTGGGATGGCCCATAGAGTGAGTGGTTCCTTGTTGACGGTTGCCTTCCAGATACTTGTGAACAGCCTTCCGACCGCGAAACTCACCGTCGAATCTGTGGAAACTGTTAACAACTTGATAACATGTACAGTGCAGAAGATCAAGGCTGCCCTGCATTGCGAAAGCTGA
- the LOC140962297 gene encoding peroxisomal membrane protein 11D-like — protein MSSLDVARTELALAILYLNKAEARDKICRAIQYGSKFLSNGEPGTAQNVDKSTSLARKVFRLFKFINDLHALISPSAPGTPLPLIFLGKSKNALLSTFLFLDQIVWLGRTGIYKDKERLELIGRISLFSWLGASFCSSLVEIGEIWRLSSSMKKLEKELKNTNKYKNEEYRRKLKKSNDRSISLVKAVMDLVVAAGLLQLAPKKITPRVTGAFGFTSSLISCYQLLPSPQKAKTT, from the exons ATGAGTTCTTTAGATGTTGCCAGAACAGAGCTCGCTCTTGCTATACTATACCTGAACAAGGCCGAAGCTAGGGATAAGATATGCCGGGCAATACAATATGGTTCGAAATTCTTGAGTAATGGAGAGCCTGGCACTGCACAAAATGTCGACAAATCAACCAGCTTGGCTCGAAAAGTATTTCGCTTGTTTAAG tttatCAATGATCTACATGCTCTCATCAGTCCAAGCGCTCCAGGAACTCCACTTCCTCTAATTTTCCTAGGAAAG TCAAAAAATGCGCTCTTGTCCACTTTCCTGTTTCTGGATCAAATTGTATGGTTGGGTAGGACAGGAATCTACAAG GACAAAGAACGTCTTGAACTCATTGGAagaatatctcttttctcatgGTTGGGTGCTTCTTTCTGCTCATCCCTGGTTGAG ATAGGGGAAATCTGGAGGCTTTCTTCTTCAATGAAGAAATTAGAGAAGGAACTGAAGAATACGAATAAATATAAG AATGAAGAATATCGAAGGAAGCTTAAAAAATCCAACGATAGGTCAATATCCCTTGTTAAAGCAGTAATGGACTTGGTCGTTGCGGCTGGCTTGCTTCAACTGGCACCCAAGAAAATTACTCCACGCGTAACTGGTGCCTTTGGATTCACAAGCTCTCTCATCTCTTGCTACCAG TTACTCCCGTCGCCACAAAAAGCTAAGACGACCTGA